Part of the Arachis hypogaea cultivar Tifrunner chromosome 6, arahy.Tifrunner.gnm2.J5K5, whole genome shotgun sequence genome, TGAATAttaactcatttttttttatgcacttatttgttcatatttgttctttttttctttgaCAAAGCCGACTTCTGTTTCAAATCCCTTTTTCGATTTGAAAACAAAGAGAGAAAGGAACATAGGGAAGAAAGAAGGGTACAATTTCTTACTATATCAACTGTTCTACACAATAATAAGTTTTAGAACTTTTTAATGGGTTCCATTGTTTTCAATCTAATTTCATATCGAGACAAACTTGCCATTAGCCATCTTAATTTAATGTTTAACtatttatgtatttaattaaTTTGGCTTCTTCCTCAAAGCATTCAAAATGCCACTGGAATGCAAAATTCGGTCGGCATACCCAGATTACAATTGAAAACAATACGAGaaatcaaataaattattttttaaaaaaatgaccaGTAAAGCTATGTTCCAAATGGATGTGCTCCCTAAACAAACCAAGACTCTAGTGCTTACTCCCGAAGTTCCACCACCGTTTCTTCTTTCTTGATTCATCTGAAGGTATATCTGTCAATAGAATAACAAAGAACACGATGTTAAGCCAAAAAGTATCCCAATGGAGTTTaatccaaaagaaaaaagaactaatttgatatgaaaaaatataggataccaacatattatctgccaacttattgccaacaataattaattattatattttaaacacatatataaagagacacatccaaaaaatatattcATAAAGACACTTATATTAAACACAACCATaagaaagatatttttattagacacattcacaaagacacttccattaaacaccgtcataaataagagttggcagaaatgctgttggtaacgtagcgggatTGATTTGATATTACATACTAATATTGTATGATATTACATTCAGTACTCTAGGACTTGATGCTATATTATGGGAATCAGTttgccaaaaaaaaaatagtggaaTTCAGTATATAAGGGCATAGAATGTAATACCATCTAAGACATAGAGAGATTAGTATTATATCTTTTTGCAAATCAAAGGGTGCCATATATAATATCGCTTAATGAGAAATGGGTGAAAGTACCTCCTTGAGGGTAGATGGAGTTGTAATGTACCTCTGCCCAAAAGCTAAGGAAAATCACTGCAATAATTGGGTCATGTTAGCCAAAATTACTTGTAGTTTAGggatgagaagaaaaagaatcAAAGATAACAAAAGGGAAAGTGAACGTTGAGAATGCTATTAGAAGTGTAGTTTTAGCAGAGTAGAAAAGCAGAAAAACAGCATCCAAATGGCCTCATCTCTCGATTAAAAAATTAAGCTAGGGCCTAGTAATCATGAAGACAACCACCAACCTCCTTTTGGCTTCTCAAAATGAGGAAGAATCTCTATACAGCAGGTGTCCTTGAAAGAAGTCATCACAAATATTCTCACACCAAACTGGACggaaaagaataaaaaagctTTAGGGGGAAGAAGTTATTACTATAAGTGAAAATCATATAATTGCATTACTAATTCTAATGTTAATCCAAACTTGGCAATGTCACCATCACAAGAAACGGAAAGGGTGTGACCATTGAAAATGTGATACAAGGAGAACTCAGAAGGCGACAGAGTTAAAACTTGATCAGGCAACTATGCCTAAAAATTAGATATATCCATACTTCAAATTCAGGAATATATTTAGAATATTTCAAACCTGCAAGAAAGATGTATTTATTATCAACTTGTAATATGCAGAAAGGGTGATATAAGGTCGGTTTGGTTTAGGTGTTGAGCAAACTGAGAACCGAACTGATCAAAGCAAGGGGATCATGACGGATGGGATATATGCAGACACGACAATTTGGTTGACCATACAAATTCAATCATCCATTCTATACAAATAAATGGAGacaattaacaaaataatggttCAATCGCAAAGCAAACTTGAAACTTTCATCAAGGTTATTAAATGAGCATCTTtcgaactaaaaaataaataaataaatttgtttcACAGAATATGAAAGAATGACTGAACtgggaaaaaaatatataaataattatggaGAGAAATTAAGCTGCAAAAGCCATACTGAGTCTGCAGCTGCTTGAAGTGTGACATGATCACCCCATTCACCGCTCCTTCATTTAAGATGAAAGTAAAAAATTGATGTTTAGTTAGCCGAAAAGAAATTGCCCACACATACACACAGTGCTACAAATGGAGAAGGATCATCACCTAGACATTTTCTCCAAATAGTCACCGTACTCCATGGGGACATACCCATCATATATTTCTGGATTAGATTTGAGctggttaattaaaaagaaaactcaACAATCAGAATCCAACAATAAATGCAGAATAGAAAGATTGGCATTAAAAAAATTCCACTAGACAAAAAACCTGATTCACAACTTGACGTCTAACAAACTTGTGACGATCAGGTGCATGAAACAACTGATCAGATAGTGCACGGAACTGTGGAGGAAGAAACATAAAATGAGTATATAAATTTTCTCTAAATACACTAAGCTACTGTAgaaaaatataaactattatatgccATTAGGAAAATCTTCTATGTTAAGTCAATTAAGCCTTTGTTCAATCCAAATCTCAGGTATGTATGCTTGCATATACTAAGGGATTGTTTGGGCGCCGCCATTTtcgaaaaagatctttttttaaatgatatttttttaaaatttcttttacaAAAGCAAAagtgattttatgtttggatatctcatgtaaaataagataaaagtacttttttgttcatttattatgtgaaaaacatctttttttttaaaagaaaaaagatcttttaaaaaaagatgtaaattatagcttctcaaaaaagatgttttttttaatttttctagtacttttacttttactactagaaatttgtcaaacacattaaaaaaagatctttttcatttttatcaaaataatggcacACAAACAAGTACTAAGACCCAGTATTTGGAGACACAATTCAGAGGATCGAGACTTCCTCACACATATTAGTagcttatatttttcaaaatttataatataaaattaatgaaaTCTACTCAGTCCCTCTGGACCAAATGGAAAATTAGGAAACTAGGAGAAACAAACCTGACAATTACCATCACCTTGTACCTTGTGCTCCACAAAGTCATATAACTGCAACCTGTTTAAAACATTGACCAAAGTAAATTTGGCATGTTCCTTATATGTCagataaaataaatttacagagaCATTAATTCTTTTGACCAGGCCATTTTTTTCCCATTACAACAGCTTAAATGGtaccaaaagaaaaatactaaCTGACAACCAAAAGCAAAGGGCATAGCAATTTTCATTCATTGGGCAAACACAAAACACAAAATGTAATAGCATTTATATCAATGTTCTCAATGTAACAAAAATGTTTATGACTAATACCTATCTAGAAGCCTTTGATGATCTGATGTTGCTTCATCAACTGAAGGGATTTCTCCATTAATTTTCGGAACATGCTAGAAAACCAGGGGGGAAAAGGGGATTTAAGAACCACAGTCCAATAGATAGATAGAGGCGGTAGAATTTAAACAATTTTCAGTATCTACTGCGtaaaaaaccaaaagaaaatgaaaaatgacCTCCATATAAGAGTTAACTGTTTAAACCAGATGTTGCTTCATTCATCACTTATGcacaaaaattgataaaatacctAGGAATAAATTTTTTTGTCGACCCAAGATTTAAAAgtagaaaacaaaaagcattcaCTATATATGTAAGATGAAAATGTAGTCCAGAGAGAAAACATTCCCTGGAAATTGATAAAAGCATAACTTGGTGAATTAGCTGTTTGGTACCTAAATGACCATTAAAGGATGCTAAATATCTATTTATTGCTTCAATAGCTGATCCGAAAAAGAATCTACAGAAGCAGATGAGGCTACACATACAGGAATTAGTGTCATCTCACTCAGTCGTCTCCCTACTTCATCATCAAGTGGATAATTATCAGTCAGCTCTAAGGAGTATTCCCCTGTTTCACATGGACTAGAACACGAACTCGAAGGTTCTGCATCATCAACTTCTTCTTGGGCATAATCTTGACTTGCATGAGTAAAATGTTTGATCAATTAACCAACAAATAGCCAAACAAAAAAAGGCAAAACATAAACAAGGAAGACGTAGATTTTGACTTTAATGATACCTCCCGAACAATAGTTCAACACTGAAGGGTTATGCCAATCATATGCAGGCTGAGTCTCAGAAGCATGGTATTGTTCTTCACCTCCCTGTATATACCTTGAACATTCAGCAATCTCTAGCTGTGAAAACTCTTCTTGAAGTGTACGTGCAATGATCTCATCATTCTCTACATCGTtacattcatcatcatcatcattgtcatcgatgttattgttattattgatgtTATTATCATAATGGCTATGGAAGTAGTGTCCGTCATAGATGTCACAAGCATTATTGTGCTGCTGACTCATGTCACCATAGTATCCTTGTCCAAAATTAGGGTCACCATCAAGGAGATTAAGACCCCATTGAAGAACATCCGAATGCTCATATAAACCCATCTTAAAATAACAAACTTCGCAAGTGATATGAAACCTTTTTCAGACCATATTGAGTTAATTCCCCCAGAAAGGTTAGACCTGCGAAAATAACATGTAAGCAATTGGAGCATCATATGTAACTACGGCAATAACAGACAGCTAGTTTGATAGAAACAACATAACATGCAATCCTCTATATTTCAAGGCGAATCATCAAGACCTAAGCTCGAGGTTTCTTCAAATATAGATGAAAAACATGCATGAGATAACTGCACCAGAAATGTTCATCCACATTAAATTTTGGCATGTAGAGAATCTCCTTCAACATTGACAAACGCAATCTACATGGTCAATCATGTTTGGCAGAGGAGGCAATTTGTTTTCAGACACGAGCGAAATTTTCGCAAACCAAAATAACTTTATTGCTATTATGTATTATGATTATGTATACGGAAACAAAGCAGCCCCTAACCCCACCCGTTCGTTCCCCTTGTTatctttatattaaaaaaaaaggaggGGAAAAAGCAGTGGAAGTATTCTCCATGACCAACTCCATTTTAATCCAATATGAATCTACTAACTTGAATTTGTGAAAGAAACTAGATAAAAATATTGTAAAAGTATCTGATATGATAATTGATTCCAACTTTCAAGACCACCGAATATTTTATGCATTGTCAAAGGAAACTGAAACTCCCAGTTTGCTTTCCCTCTTTTAGAGAGATAAAGAATTAGAATGTTCCTCCTCCAGGGATCTCATGCTTCAGAAAAAGtttgaaacacaaaaaaaatggtAACCATCAAACACCAACTTCAACTTCATTGGATCAAACAACTATTACAACTTACACCAATCCAAAAAACACACCCGAAGCCAGAAATTTTCCACACGAAAAGTTTCCAACTTCGAACACAAAATCCAAGTGATCAACAGCATGCAGAGAACAAAACATCGGAGACGAAGAAGATAAACAAATGACAGAAACTGAAACAGCACAACGAAATTAAGCATATATAAGATGGAAAAATCAAGATGTTAATAACTCTCCAACCTTCGATTCAGCAACGAATCAATTCAGAATTGAAGAAAGGGGGTTCTGGTGGTGGttgtttgagttttgagtttGTGAAATGAAATCAGTGTGTAGCGCGTTGTACATAGGGAAGGTACAAATGCAATTGATGCATTCAATTGAATATTTAAGTTGCGAATGAACGAtaaggaaaaatataaaaatggaaaatttatattaaaaaaaaaaatagcgcaCTTCAATTTCACGCTCTTTAATATATACAGTTTTGGCCTTTTGGAGTTTGCCATCGCCGGTAAAAGTTCGAACACGTTTGTACTTGATTGGGTTTTAAGGCGGCAATTAATTCACAATTTTcatctaattattattatatcatcATATCGCTATcagtataattataattaaaaacaaaCTCATGTTGATCCATTGCAGCAATCGTGATAAcaataataagaagaaaataatactcatttttatttttaatttactaatgtcattttttttaataaatttatgtaaatatataattcaaaaattttatacataaagtgatattataaaaattagaagTAATTTAatcctttaataataataataataataataattattattattattattattaaatgggtaaagtattaaatCGGTCTCCTATGTTTGGGCATAATCATGTTctagtccttaaggtttaaagtgtcttatttgaatccaaaaaagttttatttagcttCAATTTAGTCCTACCGTGAactcaaagttaaataattaaggaAATATCCTGCAAAACAGTAGTACAAGAATAAGATCGATAACTTgtagaacaagtacaagctttagaggcacaaaatcaaccgtggatatatcaatacatttatttatcatttttcttataatttaaatgaaatattttttataaaactaagaaaaatgataaatatatgTTTTGATGTATCCACGGTTGATTTTATACCTCTAGAGCTTGAACGTATTCTCCAAATTATCAACCTTGTCTTGTACtactgttatgtaggacatttcattaattatttaattatcaaccttgtcttgtactactgttatgtaggacatttcattaattatttaactttgacctcatggTGGGACTACATTGAtgctaaataaaatttttttggatttaaatagaacactttaaaccttaaggatcaaaatagaattacgcccaaacataaaggaccaatttagtactttaccctaattaaattaatctctaaatttttatataagaCTCGCGAAATTGGGTTGGGAAAGAGCGTTGTTCCcatcaagttgttgttcaagttgTTGTTGGAGCTTGAGCATTGCTTCCAACGTTTTTTCCAAAGAATGCAGCATGCTTCAAAGATCCACTAATTTTTGGACTTCCAACTATTTTCGCAAAGGAGTGCTGCAAGTTCCATTCTCTTACGATCCTCAGGCCGTTGGCTAAGGCATGCGAGATGGAAGAAATCAAAGTGTTGATTTAGGAGATAAGCATTCAGAGAACTAATTTTCCAAACCTCCTTTGCTTCAGGACATTGATGGATGTCGTGGTTGATGCTCTCTTCTTATTGATAGCGAGAACAATATGGGTTGGTTGAGAAAAATCTTACGTGAAGTACCTGGAGCAAAAGAAGCCTTTCAAAGAGAGCCTTCAACAAAACTATGTGGACCTTAGTTGGGACTTTGACTTTTCAGAGTTGCTGTTGCTTCATAACATCAGGAAAATCAGTCTTACATGATAAAATTGATAAGCTATTTTGTAACCAGATGCAACATCATAGATTTTGATCTATTTAGACACTATTGAATTTCATCATCCTTTTGTACTAGTTTAATGGCCTGGATATGATTACTGATTTCAAAGGGCAAAATATCATTGACTTGCTCATTTTTCACCCTCTGGCTAGGGATAATAGGTCTTTAATCCGAAAAAAAATCCGTACTTCCGAGACCTAGGATGAGTAACTCCAGTTAACAATGAAGGGATATGTAGGAGGTAACCAAGGATTTTCAAAGACTTTAATTATATTGTCAGAACCGACCCTAATGTAGGCCATTTTCGACAACTCTACTACCTTTGAGGATGTTGCACTAGTCGCATGAAGCTCTATTGTCCAATTCTGCCTTCTGATGTgtgaaaaacgatccaacacaaaactcaccggcaagtgtaccgggtcgcatcaagtaataaaactcacgggagtgaggtcgatcccacagggattgaaggattgagcaattttagtttagtggttgatttagtcaagcgaatcaaatattgattgagtgattttgtatccaacagtaagtaaatagcaggaaatgtaaagggagagggatgaattacagaaattaaaaagaactgaaagtaaaagagctgaatcttaaagaacaagaaattaaatgactgaaacttaaagtgcaagaaatataaattacagtaacttaaagtgcaagaaatataaattgcttgaatggaaaagggatttgaggactgggatttcagaattcaagcaagggaaattaaattgcaacaattatcaaagcaagagatgatttgaattctgttagatctcaaacagaaagggaaattaaattgcagcaggggttcacagaagaaccaacaggggaaatgggatctcaggactccagagactagatagcaaagtctagatctcaattacctttccagatccaagttcacaaagcaattaacaagaaattaaagaagaagcagtaaaggaaatgtaattgaactcaattatgcagaagagaaattaaagagatcttgaatggagattgagacagaaattcctcaattcttcacacccaagactcaaacaggaaaagtaaaaatgctcaagtaagaacgaggaagaagagagatcaattctccttcccaattctctcaattctccgtTCAAAGCTCTCAGAGAAAATGAAGTTTCAAAATgtaaaaattctaaaatcaaaagaagggtcctaattacatcaaactatctcctatttatacactttctattcttggatttttggaatttggatgggcttttgatttggtgaagaaatcaattaaattggatttttaatccaattttcagcccatgagaaagtagcttccaggaggctgccctgcccttgtggagggcagagcaggaattGGTGCATGCGGCCTCATTGCGTGCATGCTTGGTGCGTGTGATgcgtcaggatgctgccctgcccttgtggagggcagggcagtgttgccatggtgcgccaagtgctgcccgtgcgtgcgtgcTGCTGGCTGAGTGCTCAAGCCCGTGCGTCCATTTTGTGCGCCTGCCATGCACcaagaaatgctgccctgcccttgtggagggcaggacaATATTGCCAATGGTTgaagtcccaagttcgaaacttggtggaggcacacgctgctcctttttccttggttttcttggcaccaaagtaacgcctagtgccttgcttcctcatggtgccgtgttcgattcttggagattgaaagcaagccaatttttgcttgttttccttgtgtttgagcgctactcctttcctccttgttcttgggttcgaaacccataggacacactaggaagcaatttcctttgaattatttttcatgaaagcccgatattgctcttgaggagggcagggcagagtttttgcttcctttggtccttggcataGAATTGTGCTCTGCtcttgttgtgggcagggcagtgatgcTTTTAAAGGCTTGGTTCATTATactgctctcctggagggcagtgtgctctcGTGGAAGGCagtgtttgcttcctccttctatgttgcaccacacttctcctctcttggccacacttcttaagccacgtttttcttcttttcttcctttcttcacctacaagaaaccaaaacaaccaatcaaagtatctctaaactcataaggtttatatttcattaaaaatcaattgattttagctcaaacctcatgatttagcatcaatttaatagtggttgtttgatttaaagaagttatgcattttcattccaaattacttacttaggatgtaagaaagtgtataaagactagtaaaacaagtgaaattagcttgaaaaatgggtatatgatgacctgtcatcaccttcgatgcattttcttatttaaaataggtgaattttatgtatttttgttgTGAGTCTAAATTgtctaatttatcttttaaaataaaaaataaaatatttaaagtaaaatataaattatttaaaatttattaaatattatttatatatcttttttagtaATTTAGGCATAATGTTAAAAGCACCGTAACATTTAcctttaaaatatttacttttcAATATTCAAGAGAGAAGAGAATCAGGTTGAGTAGCTAtacaccaaaattattttttcaaaagaactAAATTTTGAGCTCGCAAATCCTTCAAACCCAATCCACCCTCCCTTTTTGGTCTAGTCATTTTGTCCTAACTCACCCGTGCTATACGACTCTCAGAATTTTTTTCACTCTACCAAAATTGGGAGTAAATACTATAAATTTCATTAAGTagagtgttcataccctgggtcgagctgtccgacccgagaTGATTAGCAACGagatgaccgacctcttcaggtcaagctacccgacctcttctcaaagagttcgaCCAAACTactaggaaagcccaataaagggcccaaacagaggaatgcgacccaaatccaaaggcagcccatgCCTAttgagataagggcggttcccacgaaagataagataaagataagataagataactaacttatcttatctgaaAAGGTCaccctacaccattataaatacactggagcacccaggtataactcatactttaattctacataaaacctgcttaatacccttgctaacttaagcatcggagtcccttgcaggtaccaccaccatctgttgacaaaggatcagcagcattgacagtccaacaaatcggacctgacagctccggccgccacgcaCAAGCCAGATCCATCACCTCCAAtcaatacagaagatctcgtccaaggtcgacctacagtttcaggtaaccctcggaacattgacgccattgccagggaacctggaagtcatcccatcaccatggcggacgaccatgacaacgaccacgattcaggtctagaagatagaacgccacacaaaaacgtggacactacaccaaaagataccccGCAACCTAACCAAGACAAAAATTCACCAAACTCGGGAGCCCTTGAgacgcttcaagatcgtttaaaatgacttgaaaaagaagcccaacatcaacgagaagctgggaaggacctacaaagggagataaggcgacgccgggaattggaggacaaactcctaaaatttgaagccgatctcaaaaccaaagcgACTCGTTCTACCCACGAGGACAgctcccacaaggaccaagatccattcaccaaagagatcatgaagaccaaaatcacgaaagactttaaactcccagatatgGCCTTATACGATGGCACGGCAGATCCCAGCCAccacctcagtaatttcagaagtcgaatgtacctcactgacgcttcagatgcagtccgctgcaaagccttcccgactaccttaatAAAAACGgcgattaagtggttcgacaatctatcccccaggtccatctcaagcttcgacgacctagccaagaagtttctagccagattctctatccagaaagacaaaaccaagcacgcctcgagtctattaggaatcaaacaaggagatcgagaaagtctctgcagctacatggaaagattcaacaaggcatgtctagacatacaaaATCTACccacagaagcggccatcatgggcctcattaatggccTACAAGAAGAGccttttagccaatccatatTGAAAAAGCATCCTACATCtctaaatgaggtacaagaacgagcagagaagtatatcaacatggagaaaaatgctcgactaggagagacctcaaaatccggattctcctactcctcccgagataaggacaaagaatccaagaaaaaagaagatcgacatggggaaaagataaaaaaataccacaattatatccctcttcgggtatcccttgtggatgtctacagagaagtatgtcatactgaaaagatacctcagctcgaccactcaaaagcaaaaaagaaggaggaaaccGGGCAGAATatgtgaatatcatcgaatctatggacattccaccaactaatgtttcgacttaaaaaatattatagaaaaactggtaagagaaggaaaattagatcggtatTTGGCGAGCCGAGTAGACGatcccagaaaaagaagaagggatgaagatgccgGACAGGTAGAACGACCACCCTGTACACccgaaagacacgtccacatgatacacggagggtttgcgggaggcgggatctccaaatcatctcgcaaaagatatctcaaagaagtatatcatgttgagggaagAGAGGAAACACCCGACATTCCGATGATTACTTTTACCAAAGAGGACGTATCCGACATCATCCCAGGACACGACGATCTTATGGTCATCACTATCGTATTagcaaacgcaaatctccaccgcacactgatagaaCAAGGAAGCTCCGTCGACatattattcaaaactgccttcgacaaactcggcctagaagaaaaagaactcatagCATATCCGAACAACctattcggactgggagacaccctagttcaaccacttggatacgtttcactacacacgacctttggaaaagaaaaccagtcaagaacactcaaaatagactacattgtggtcgacgtaagctcagcctacaatgccttaataggttggacaacattaaatcagctcggcacagtagtctcgactccacatcaatgcatgaagttcccaactacagaagaaatagctacaataaaagcatacCAGAAGACGGCGTGCCGCTGCTACAACGAAAgtttaaacctcagaggcagaggagaaaaaTTTCACACAATTGAACTCGGTGGAGCTCAGAGGCAGGAAaaactccgcccacaacccgaaggtggagttgaaaaagtccagatcagagatatcccggaccaaacaaccaatatcggtacaatcctaaaaggagacataaaagaatcactcctacaattcttacgagataacgtcgacctctttgcatggaaggctacagacatgccaggcatagaccccaagttaatgtgccacaagctagcagtctacccaggatctcagccagtacaacagaaacgtagaaagctcgggccaaaatgatcccaagctgtggaagaacaggtacaagctctactggaggcaggatcataagagaagtcacgtacccactatggctagctaacgttgtcttggtgaaaaaatcaaatgggaagtagcggatgtgcaccgactacgctgatctcaacaaagcctgcccaaaagatccttatccactcccaagtatcgatgctCTGGTACATGCCTCCTTCgggtataaatacctctcgtttatggacgcatatttgggaaacaatcaaatcccgatgtatccaccGACCAAGAAAAAGCCTCGTTCTTAACCCCAAAaacaaactactgctacatcgtcatgccttttggactaaaaaacgcaggagctacctatcagagattaatgaataagatcttcacggatcacatcggaaaaatcatggaagtatatgtggacgacatgttaataaggACACAAAGTGAAAAGACGCTACTGTctgacctcacccaagtattcgacactataagaaagcatgacatgcgacttaatcctgcaaaatgtaccttcacagtagaagctggcaagttcttgggttttatgctcacacaaagaggaatcgaggcaaatccagataaatgccgggccat contains:
- the LOC112696545 gene encoding OVARIAN TUMOR DOMAIN-containing deubiquitinating enzyme 12, whose product is MGLYEHSDVLQWGLNLLDGDPNFGQGYYGDMSQQHNNACDIYDGHYFHSHYDNNINNNNNIDDNDDDDECNDVENDEIIARTLQEEFSQLEIAECSRYIQGGEEQYHASETQPAYDWHNPSVLNYCSGDYAQEEVDDAEPSSSCSSPCETGEYSLELTDNYPLDDEVGRRLSEMTLIPHVPKINGEIPSVDEATSDHQRLLDRLQLYDFVEHKVQGDGNCQFRALSDQLFHAPDRHKFVRRQVVNQLKSNPEIYDGYVPMEYGDYLEKMSRSGEWGDHVTLQAAADSFGVRIFVMTSFKDTCCIEILPHFEKPKGVIFLSFWAEVHYNSIYPQGDIPSDESRKKKRWWNFGSKH